The genomic interval ATGGCCAACAACGTTGATGAATTAATCGAAAGCGCTCTAGAAATTGGTTTCCCAGTTTTATTAAGACCATCTTACGTAATCGGTGGTCAAGGAATGGAAATCATTCGTTCAAAAGAAAGCTTATTGAATCGCATTGAGAACGGTGTGGCTCTTGTTTATCCTGTGTTAATTGATTCTTATATTCCTGCGAAAGAAGCGGAAATTGATTTAATTGCAGATGGATCTGATATTTATGTGCCAATCGTTGCGGAGCATGTAGAAAAAGCCGGTGTCCATTCAGGAGACAGTATGGCGTTCTTACCAGCTCAAACATTATCACAAGCTACGAAAGAAAAAATGGTCGATTATGCAAAGCGTATCGTGAATGAGCTTAGCTATAATGGGTTAATGAACATTCAGTTTGTGATTGATGGGGAGAAGGTATACGTACTGGAAGTAAATCCACGTGCAAGCCGGACTATTCCAATCATCAGCAAAGTGACAGGTGTTTCATTAGTTCAAGTAGCAACGAAAGTATTGCTTGGTACGTATAAGCTTTCAGATGTATTTGAGAAAACAGGATTAATGGAAGACATTCCGTATTCTGTTGTGAAATATCCAGTATTCTCAACGTTTGCTTTAAGCGGCTTAGATTCAAAAGTAGGACCAGAAATGAAGTCCACTGGTGAAGGAATCGCGATTGCAAGCTCGATGCCAGAATCTTTAACGAAAGTATTCCACGCTCAAAAGGCGAAGCATAAAACAGGTGTATTCCAAGCAGCATCGGCACAATTAAGCCAAGAGCTAATTGATGCGACGGTAAAAGCTGGTCTTAAGATTACCGATGCAGACTTTGAAGCATGGATCAAAGAGGACGAAGCTGGAGTCGTATTAGCATACGGATCAACAGAAGAAGATAAAAAGATGCGATTAATGGCAGCGAAATATCGCTTGCTTGCTTTTACTCAAGAAGAAACATACAAAGCGTATCTTCAATCATTAACGAATTTAGACTTTGATGTTACACCACTTCAAGAATGGCTGAAAAAGGAAGGGGTATCACACGTATGAACACGCTAGAAATTAATAAAGAAGCAAAAATTATTGATGGCAAAGATTTTTTAGCGATTGCTGATGTATCTTCATCAACAATTTCTGGGCTATTACAATTAGCACAAGACATTAAGGCGAAATTACAAGCTGGTGAAGAATACGCGCCATTAAAAGGGAAAACACTTGGTATGATCTTCGAGAAATCTTCCACGCGTACACGGGTTTCTTTCGAAGTAGGGATGTTGCAATTAGGCGGTCATGCTCTATTCTTAAGCAGCAATGACATTCAAATTGGCCGTGGTGAAACGATTTCTGATACAGCAAAAGTTCTTTCACAATATGTAGATGGCATCATGATTCGTACATTTGAACATGAGAAAATCGAAGAGCTAGCTGGGGCAGCTACAATTCCGGTTATTAACGGTCTTACAGATTTGGCTCATCCATGCCAAGTGCTTGCTGACTTGTTAACGATTGTAGAACTTAAAGGTGAGTTAAAAGGCTTAAAAATGAGCTATATTGGGGACGGAAACAATATGGCCCATTCCTTAATGGTTGCTTGTGCAAAAATGGGCATGGATTTCTCAATCGGCTGTCCAGACGGCTATAAACCAGATGAGAAAATTGTCGCTCTTGCTCAAAAAGAAGCAGCAGCTAATGGCTGTCAAATCGTTGTGACAAGCTCAGCGGAAGAAGCAATCCAAGATGCAGATATTATCTACTCTGATGTTTGGACTTCTATGGGGCAAGAAAAAGAAAACAGCATTCGCTTAGAAGCATTCAAAGACTATCAAATTAATGCAGAATTAGTGAAACATGCAAAACCAGATTACTTATTCATGCACTGCTTACCGGCACACCGCGAGGAAGAAGTAACAACAGAGGTGATTGATGGACCAAACTCTGTTATCTTCCACCAAGCTGGAAACCGACTTCATGCACAAAAAGCGGTACTTGTTGATTTAATGTCTAAATAAAGTAGAAGCTGCTCATTCGGAGCAGCTTCTTTTTGTGCGACGGAATCTCGCCAAATTTGGTGATAATCTGGCCAATTCATGCAATAATCTCGCCAATTACTCTGATATGCTCCTTACATTTATTTTCTTTGTTATATATCCGAAGAAAGTTGTCATAAATAGGACGCCTACAACCATAATAATTAAGCTGCTCGTTAAATAAGACGGATTCATACTTAATAAAACGTCGTTTCTAAACCAAGATTGGAACGGCAGCCCTAAGCCAAGTAAAACACTAAAGAACAATACTTTAGTCTTCCAGCCTTTCCCTTTCATCTTTTTAATTGAGCTGTTAACGAACAAACGTAACAATCCTAAACCTGTACCAACTGCAAAGAAGATTAGTAAAAACACTTTAACATCTTCATTTAGTATAAACGTTTTGGCAATCATTCCAACAGCGATTAAAAACGTTATCATCATAATCATATTCGACTTTTTCATTTGAATCACCTTCCGTTTGATTGTACGCCATTCAACACAGTGTTGAATGCTATGCTTTTAGTTTATTTTATTGATAGAATGAAGGCAATAAACAAAAAATGTGTAACTGTTCATTAGTACGGAGGAAGTAGCATGAAGTCAATTTACGATGAAATGATTGAAAAGACGAAAGAGAAAATTCAAAAAAGCTTTTTGCAGTTACTAAAGGAAAAGCATTTCATGAAAGTATCTGTTCGAGACATTACAACAGCTGCAGCGATTAACAGGGGAACTTTTTACTTACATTATCAGGACAAATATGATCTTCTTAACCAAATGGAGGAAAACTTACTAGGGGGACTTGAATTACATTTACAGCGTCTAAAACCAGATATCTTGCTGCAACAAGCAGAAAAAGGACAAATTTCTATGCTTGCTGTTGAAGTATTCCGCTATATTCAAATTAATGTAGAACTTTTTCAAGTGTTTTTAGGGGAAAATAATCACTTTGGCTTTCATAAAAGGCTTAAACAATTTTTCGTTCATCACTTTGGTGAAAAAATGATGCAAAACGAGGCGTTTTTCCGGGACTTGGCTATTCCAAATGAGTATTTGTCTTCATTTGCTACCTCAGCTTTTTTAGGATTGATTGAGCAATGGCTTCATAATAACTTAGCCGAATCGCCTGAGGAAATGGCCGATATGTATATTCAGATTATCTTTTTTATAAGGAGATTGTAATTAAGTTGGTTAAATGAGAGCGGTTGAAGGTATTATTCGATATATTAAAAAAATAACCTCGAAGATGAGGTTATTTTTTATTTGCTTGACGTCCGCTTTTTTTCTGACTTTGTGAACTTGTGTTTCCAATTTGATATTCACTGCCTAGTTCAACATCATTTCTTTTATCATGTTTTTCGATTTGCTCTCTCGTTTGATTGCTATTTTGCACACCTTGTTGTTTAGACATTGCTTATTTCATCTCACTTTCAAATAATATCGTTTTTAATATGCTCAAGTATTAGAAAGAAATTCACAACAAATATAACTAAATAACAACCTGTGTAAGTAACTTTAAAAACGTAGGAAATTAATGGCTTTAAATTAGGTTAAGAGGGTGGGATTGTTAAATTTAGTGTCAAACTAATATAAAGGGGAAGTTGACAGATACTAAATATTAAATCTCTTTATCAACGAAGTAAAGTGGGAGAAAATAATGAGTATTGAAATGAAAAAAGAGCATCTCATCCAGTACGGGTTAAAAGTGTTTGAAGAAATTGGAGCTAATGAAATTTGCAGCGTCTGTATTAGAAGTGGAAATTCCTGCTGTCGGGGATGTGAATTTTTAAAGGATGGGGAAGGTTGTCAGAAGCGGAACATTTCTTGTATCGCATGGTTATGCGGTTTGCAAAAACATTATTTTGAAGAAGTTGATTTATTGGATGATTGGGAAAGATTGTGGGTGAAAGTTCCAGGTAAATTACACCGTAGGGATGTAACTCCTGATATTGTGAAGGTGAATACTCTGCTCAAAGTTAAACACATTAACAAAAACTCTGGAAAGTTAATAGCTGATAAATTCAATAATTTTATAGAAAATGGGGGGAACTTAGAAAAATTAGAGGAACGTTTACAACATGATTTTGTTATGGGAAAACTATAAACAATCTATTGTTTGTAATGTTTTGTTATAAATTGCAAGTGATCATATTAGGATGAAAGGCTGTTGTAACAGCCTTTCTTATTTGTTAAAGATGAAGGAACTCACATGTCGTAAAAAGTAACCGATTATTCGGATGCATACTTAATTATGCCATGTAAATAAACGGAGTATTCTCGCTGTATACATTCTCTTAACTTGATTTTTCCCTCGCTTGCTAATTCCCCAAGCAATTCTTCAATCTTTTTTTCATCTTCTTTTGTAGCCTTTGGAATCTCTGTTGCAAAAAAATTACCTCGACTGGAATTACGTAAAGCTTTTAATAAATCAACTTTATTCATTTGGGTTCATCCCCTTTATTTAATTAATTTCGACATAAAGGATGTTTTCCCTTCAAATACCAATTATTTCTCGGATTTTCTTATTCGGAGGCGTCCTTTAATAAAATTAGATTAACAAATCAGGCGCCTTCTCTTTTTCACGAGAGAAGGCGCCTGATGTTCAATCTTGTTCTTCATTAAACCATAGGGGATCTTTGTTATCGACATCCCCATTATAATTAATGAGAATTTCATCCCCTGCTTTTATATCTGTGAATGCATAGTAGTCAAACGTGTGATTGTCAAAATTAATCTCATACGTTGCATTCGGTTCATACGAATGGTTAAAAAGCATTCCATAGCCAAGAAGAATCGCAGTATGATTGATCCCATACTCAAAAACGTAATCAGCGAGCAGTGTTTGCTCGACGTGTTCATGCTGGTCGTTAGGGTAAGGAAGGACCGGTGCTTCATGTATAAGCTCGCCTTTTTTTATATCACGTGTAGCGAATACCCCTCTATTCAATTCTCCATCACTTAGTGGAGAGGTTTTTACTTCAATCATGTATTTCACCTGCTCACTTTTAAAGTTTCTTTCTAACTGTAACATTGTTATCGAAATTAAGTAATGAAAAGTTTAAATATTAACGCCATTATGCTTTATTTTATTTAAAATACTGAGTTTTATTGGGATTCAGAAGAATTTCTATTTTTCATAACAATTATTGTACAAAGGAAAGAAAACTATACTAGCACCCATGGTATACTTAAGGGAAAAAATGTAATTAAAAATATGGAGGTAGCAAAGTCATGGAAGAACACATGAAAAAAGCTTCATGGGACGACGGGCATCGTCTATGGCCGCTTCCTAATTTGCCTTGGGTTATGAAGCAGACATGGAACGATCTTTTGTTTGCTCATTATCCAATTAAACTTGAAGTTTTACAAGCGCTAGTGCCTAATGTGCTGCCTTTGGATTCTTTTAACGGTATGGGTTGGATTGGTGTTGTTCCGTTTCATATGACGGGTATTCGAATGCGAGGCTTGCCGCCTGTTCCTGGAACGGATCGATTTCCTGAGCTCAACGTTCGAACGTATGTAACACTTGATGGCAAGCCTGGGGTGTACTTCTTTAGTCTGGATGCTGCCAACCAGCTTGCGGTGTGGGGAGCAAAAGCGTTCTACCACTTGCCATATGTGTATGCTGATATGACAGTGAAGCGTAACGGGGCTAGCATAGGCTATGAAAGCAAGAGGCGAAGTGGCGATGATGTACAATTTGTATGTAGCTATAGACCAATCTCAGAGCCCTATCACGCAGCTAAAGGCTCTTTCGATGAGTGGATGTCTGAGCGCTATTGCCTTTATACCCTAAACAAAAAGGGTGTACCGCTTCGTTGCGATATTCTGCATCAGCCTTGGTTACTGCAGCACGCAGAGGCGGAATTTAGTCAGAATACGATGCTATCCAAGCAGGGGATTCAGGTTGAAAGTGACCAGCCTATCTTGCATTTTTCAAAAAAGATAGAGGTTCGTATATGGCCTTTAGTTCATGCATCTGACTAATCGTTTGGGATCCCGCCAAGTGAAGAAGGAAGAGCTAAAGACGGTGCATTCACGAAATCACGCGGATAAAGGAATTCGAAGGAGCGGATTAAAATGATTGTGGATTGCCATTTTCATGTAGATGAAACGATGTTGACTCTAGAGAAAATGATAGAGGGTATGGATAAAAATAATGTAGCTAAAACAGCGCTAATTGCCCCCATGAACGAAACCATGTTTGAAGTAAATAGCACTTTTCAACATAATATACAACAATTATTCCGTTCTCTCATACTACATGCACCTCAAATTGGACTCAAAATTTATGACGGTTTAGTAAAGGATGGCTATTTGAACCTTTATGGAAGTTCATACAAGATTTTCACTAAGCCGAATAATGACCTTGTTGCTGCTGCAATTGATCGATTTCCAGATCGATTTCTAGGCTGGGTAACAGTAAACCCCATGATTCCCGTATCCATGGAAGAAGTAGAATTATACCTTCATAAACCTAATTTTATTGGAGTGAAAGCTCATCCGTTCATGCATCAATATAGTATTAAGGCACTTGATCCAATTGCGGCTATGTGTGAATCAACAGGCCTCCCCATGATTATTCATCTATCTTCAGAACGAGACTCTTATAAATATTTACCTGAACATTATCCTAAACTTAAATTAATTTATGCTCACGCTGGTCTTCCCTTTTGGAAAAAACTATGGAAATACGTTAAGGATCAACCCAATGTATTTGTCGATACATCTAGTGATTATCTTAATTCATCTCTTGTAAAGAAAGCTGTGGAATCTTTAGGATATCGTAAAGTTCTTTATGGCTGCGACGGGCCATATGGAATGAAAGCATTTAATGAATACGACTATTCGGCAAAGAAAGCTTGGATTACTTCACTTCAAATTTCTGATAACGAAAAGGAATATATACTTGGAAAGAACTTTTTAGAATTGATTGGTTAATTCAAAATTCGATCTGCACAATTTGATAAGGAGGTTCTAAAATAATGAAAACGGAAAAAGAGAAAATGTTGAATGGTGAACTTTATCATGCAGCCGATCCAGAATTACTACAAGAAAGACTCAATGCTCGAAGGTTAACTAGATTATACAATCAAACAATCGAAACGGATGACAATAAAAGAACGAAACTATTAAAAGAACTGTTTGGTTCAACTGGGGAAAATCTATATATAGAACCAACATTTCGATGTGACTATGGTTACAACATCCATGTTGGAGAGAATTTCTATGCTAATTTTGATTGCGTCTTTTTGGATGTTTGTGAAATTCGGATAGGCGATAACTGTATGATTGCACCAGGTGTACACATATATACAGCGACGCATCCGCTAGATCCAACTGAAAGAATATCAGGTGCAGAATACGGACTTCCCGTACATATTGGCCATAATGTCTGGATTGGCGGAAGAGCTGTTATCAATCCTGGAGTTAAAATAGGGAATAATGTCGTTATCGCTTCTGGTGCAGTCATAACAAAAGATGTGCCAGATAATGTGATAGCAGGTGGAAATCCTGCAAAAATCATTAAACAAATCGAACGGGGATAAAGAGTTTGAAGAAGTGAACCGTACTCTTAGCGGCGATGTTGATGCCCCCGAATTGTTAGGTGGATCTAACAATTCGGGGGCTTTTTTATTAGGCCGATAAATTTTTATTTTTCCTCTGAAGCATCCACATTTCTAATGTCCCTGAGCCAAGTAATACTCCTGCAACAATGAAGAATAGACCGATGAAATGTGCTGGTACAATCGTTTCATTAAGAAAAACAGCTGCTCCAACTAAGGAAAAAAAGGTATTTAAATTCAAAAATATAGAGGCTTCTGCCGCTCCAACTTGGCCGATGGAGTAATTATAAATCAGATGTCCCATTCCGGTGGCAATCACAGCTGAGAAGAAGAATCCTGCCCAGAAAACAGGCGGAGCAGAAGCGAGTGATGCTAAGCCTTCTGGTTCTTTCCATAAACTGATGACAAAAAGGAGAAACGCTCCAATTAGCATCATATAGCCTGTCAAAAGGCGTGGATCCATCGTTTGGGCCGCTTTATTAATCAAAATAAAACTTAACGCCTGTGAAAGAATACAGAGTAGAATCTCCACATCTCCTAGATTAATAGAATGAACCCCATTGCCTCCACCTAGAACTGTGAAACTAACGCCTACACCACCACAAATAAAACCAAGCAAACGAATGAATGACGGCTTTTTACGAAAAAATAACATAGATAGAATAACTGTCAAAAGGGGTCCCATACCTAAAATCAATCCGGTATTCGTAGCTGAAGTTTTCGTTAATCCTTCCGCCAAAAAGTAATGGTGTAAAACGACGTTCAAAAGAGCTCCTCCGAAAACGTAGAAAAATTCAGATTTTTTCGGGAGGCGAATGCGACGAAGGAAGTAAAGGACAAGAAAAACGACCAAGGAAGCTGTAAAGATTCTTAAGGAAGTCATGGTCACAGGATCAGTATGCGCTACTAAAACTTTCAGAATAGATACATTTAGACCCCAAGAAACCATGATTCCAATAAGCATTAGGTAGATTTTTGAATAGCTCATTACAAACAACCTTTCAAACGTATTCAATCATTGATTATACAACTTTACCCAATAATTAACAGCTAAAAAGCTCAATTTTCTA from Peribacillus asahii carries:
- the argF gene encoding ornithine carbamoyltransferase, whose product is MNTLEINKEAKIIDGKDFLAIADVSSSTISGLLQLAQDIKAKLQAGEEYAPLKGKTLGMIFEKSSTRTRVSFEVGMLQLGGHALFLSSNDIQIGRGETISDTAKVLSQYVDGIMIRTFEHEKIEELAGAATIPVINGLTDLAHPCQVLADLLTIVELKGELKGLKMSYIGDGNNMAHSLMVACAKMGMDFSIGCPDGYKPDEKIVALAQKEAAANGCQIVVTSSAEEAIQDADIIYSDVWTSMGQEKENSIRLEAFKDYQINAELVKHAKPDYLFMHCLPAHREEEVTTEVIDGPNSVIFHQAGNRLHAQKAVLVDLMSK
- a CDS encoding MFS transporter permease, coding for MKKSNMIMMITFLIAVGMIAKTFILNEDVKVFLLIFFAVGTGLGLLRLFVNSSIKKMKGKGWKTKVLFFSVLLGLGLPFQSWFRNDVLLSMNPSYLTSSLIIMVVGVLFMTTFFGYITKKINVRSISE
- a CDS encoding TetR/AcrR family transcriptional regulator, translated to MKSIYDEMIEKTKEKIQKSFLQLLKEKHFMKVSVRDITTAAAINRGTFYLHYQDKYDLLNQMEENLLGGLELHLQRLKPDILLQQAEKGQISMLAVEVFRYIQINVELFQVFLGENNHFGFHKRLKQFFVHHFGEKMMQNEAFFRDLAIPNEYLSSFATSAFLGLIEQWLHNNLAESPEEMADMYIQIIFFIRRL
- a CDS encoding DNA mismatch repair protein, whose product is MSIEMKKEHLIQYGLKVFEEIGANEICSVCIRSGNSCCRGCEFLKDGEGCQKRNISCIAWLCGLQKHYFEEVDLLDDWERLWVKVPGKLHRRDVTPDIVKVNTLLKVKHINKNSGKLIADKFNNFIENGGNLEKLEERLQHDFVMGKL
- a CDS encoding SET domain-containing protein, whose protein sequence is MIEVKTSPLSDGELNRGVFATRDIKKGELIHEAPVLPYPNDQHEHVEQTLLADYVFEYGINHTAILLGYGMLFNHSYEPNATYEINFDNHTFDYYAFTDIKAGDEILINYNGDVDNKDPLWFNEEQD
- a CDS encoding YqjF family protein — encoded protein: MEEHMKKASWDDGHRLWPLPNLPWVMKQTWNDLLFAHYPIKLEVLQALVPNVLPLDSFNGMGWIGVVPFHMTGIRMRGLPPVPGTDRFPELNVRTYVTLDGKPGVYFFSLDAANQLAVWGAKAFYHLPYVYADMTVKRNGASIGYESKRRSGDDVQFVCSYRPISEPYHAAKGSFDEWMSERYCLYTLNKKGVPLRCDILHQPWLLQHAEAEFSQNTMLSKQGIQVESDQPILHFSKKIEVRIWPLVHASD
- a CDS encoding amidohydrolase family protein — protein: MIVDCHFHVDETMLTLEKMIEGMDKNNVAKTALIAPMNETMFEVNSTFQHNIQQLFRSLILHAPQIGLKIYDGLVKDGYLNLYGSSYKIFTKPNNDLVAAAIDRFPDRFLGWVTVNPMIPVSMEEVELYLHKPNFIGVKAHPFMHQYSIKALDPIAAMCESTGLPMIIHLSSERDSYKYLPEHYPKLKLIYAHAGLPFWKKLWKYVKDQPNVFVDTSSDYLNSSLVKKAVESLGYRKVLYGCDGPYGMKAFNEYDYSAKKAWITSLQISDNEKEYILGKNFLELIG
- a CDS encoding sugar O-acetyltransferase, whose amino-acid sequence is MKTEKEKMLNGELYHAADPELLQERLNARRLTRLYNQTIETDDNKRTKLLKELFGSTGENLYIEPTFRCDYGYNIHVGENFYANFDCVFLDVCEIRIGDNCMIAPGVHIYTATHPLDPTERISGAEYGLPVHIGHNVWIGGRAVINPGVKIGNNVVIASGAVITKDVPDNVIAGGNPAKIIKQIERG
- a CDS encoding DMT family transporter; translation: MSYSKIYLMLIGIMVSWGLNVSILKVLVAHTDPVTMTSLRIFTASLVVFLVLYFLRRIRLPKKSEFFYVFGGALLNVVLHHYFLAEGLTKTSATNTGLILGMGPLLTVILSMLFFRKKPSFIRLLGFICGGVGVSFTVLGGGNGVHSINLGDVEILLCILSQALSFILINKAAQTMDPRLLTGYMMLIGAFLLFVISLWKEPEGLASLASAPPVFWAGFFFSAVIATGMGHLIYNYSIGQVGAAEASIFLNLNTFFSLVGAAVFLNETIVPAHFIGLFFIVAGVLLGSGTLEMWMLQRKNKNLSA